The [Eubacterium] eligens ATCC 27750 genome segment GTTACCATTGATGACATTAAAGAAAACGCTCAGAATGCGGATTATATAGCAGATGAGACAGCGGTTATTACAGAAGGTCTTTCAATTAGTGGAGACCTTGATTCATTAGGATCAATAGATTTGTTTGGAACAGTTGAGGGAAATGTTACATGCAGGGGAAAGCTCACTGTAAGTGGAACAATTTCTGGTAATACCAAGGCTAATGAAGTATTTGCCAATGATGCACAGATTGATGGTAATATAGAAGCTAATGGTTCGGTCAAGATTGGTCAGGGAACTGTAGTTGTAGGAAATGTTGTTGCAGCTTCAGCAGTTATTGCTGGTGCAGTAAAGGGTGATATAGATGTACATGGTCCAGTGATTATTGATTCTTCTGCTGTTATAGTTGGTGATATTAAGTCTAAGTCAGTACAGATTAATAATGGAGCAACAATTGACGGACGTTGCTCACAGTGTTATGCAGAAGTTAATATGGAAAGTATATTTGACATTAAAGGAAAAAAGAATAAATAACTGGAGGCACGTATGGATAACATTAAAAGAGTAATACTTAAACTTAGCGGCGAGGCTCTTGCTAAGAAAGAGGGCGGCTACAATGATGAGCTTATAGAGAATATTGCTAATCAGGTTAAGACAATAGTTGATAAAGGAACAGATGTTGGTGTAGTTATTGGTGGTGGTAACTACTGGAGAGGCCGTTCTAATGATAATATTGACAGAACTAAGGCTGACCAGATAGGTATGCTTGCAACAATTATGAACTGTATATATGTTTCAGAGATATTCCGTTCACAGGGACTTAAGACTAATATTCTTACACCATTCGAATGCGGAAGCATGACAAAGCTTTTCTCTAAGGACAGAGCTAATAAGTATTTTGAGAAAGGCATGGTTGTATTCTTTGCAGGTGGAACTGGTCATCCATATTTCTCAACAGATACAGGTATTGTATTGAGAGCTATTGAGCTTGATGCAGATGCTATTCTTCTTGCCAAGGCAATTGATGGAATATATGACAGTGATCCTAAGATTAACCCAGAGGCTAAGAAGTATGATACAATCTCAATCAACGAAGTTGTTGAGAAGAAGCTTGGAGTTATTGATATGACAGCTTCTGTTATGTGTATGGAGAATAAGATGCCTCTTATGGTATTCGGACTCGAAGAAGAGAACAGCATAGTTAATGCTTTATCAGGAAAGTTTAATGGAACAGTAGTAACTGTTGATTAATATAATATTAATGGAGGATTTTATGGAAAATATTAAAGATATTGAAGGAAGAATGCAGAAGTCAGTTGACAACTTAAAGGAAGAATATGTAACAATAAGAGCCGGAAGAGCTAATCCACATATTCTTGACAGATTAAGAGTTGATTATTATGGAACACCTACACCAATCCAGCAGGTTGCCAATGTTTCTGTACCAGAAGCAAGAATGATTCAGATTCAGCCTTGGGAAGCAAGCCTTATTAAGGATATTGAGAAAGCAATTCTTGTTTCAGATTTAGGACTTACACCTAACAATGATGGTAAGACAATCAGACTTGTGTTCCCTGAATTAACAGAAGACAGAAGAAAAGAACTTGCTAAGGATATCAAGAAGAAGGGTGATAATGCCAAGGTTGCTATCCGTAATATCAGAAGAGATGCCAACGATGCAATAAAGAAAGAGAACAAGGCAGGAGATATCTCTGATGATGAAGCTAAGAATTCAGAGGATGAAATTCAGAAGATTACTGATAAGTATATTGCTATGATTGATAGTGCTATAGACGATAAGACAAAAGAGATACTTACAGTTTAAGAAAATGTCAGGGCTGTTGGATATTTTACAACAGCCTTTTTGTAATTGAATGAATTGCGAGAGGAATCATAGATATGGATACATTTAACGAGAGTCTCGGATTAAAGATTCCGGGGCATGTTGCCGTTATTCTTGATGGTAATGGAAGATGGGCTAAGAAAAGACATCTCCCAAGAACAATGGGACATGTGCAGGGAAGCAAAGTTGTTGAAGATATGCTTTATGTCGTAGATGAGCTTGGTGTAAAGTATTTTACTGTATATGCTTTTTCAACAGAGAACTGGAAACGTTCAACAGAAGAAGTAAGTACTCTTATGGGAATCTTAAGAACTTATCTTAAGGATTGTGTTAAGAAATCCATGAAGAATAATGTGCGATGCAGGGTTATTGGAAGAAAAGATGAACTCAGCCAGGATATTATAGACAGTATCAATAATCTTGAAGAGAAAACCAGGAATAATACAGGGCTTAATTTTACTATAGCCATTAATTATGGTGGAAGAGATGAGATAACAAGAGCGGTAAGAAAGATTGCCGGCAAGGTATCAGAAGGAAGTCTTAAGCCTGAAGATATAGATGAAGATACAATAAGTAATAATCTTGATACTTGGGAATTGCCAGATCCAGATTTACTTATAAGAACAAGCGGTGAGCAGAGATTATCTAATTATCTGTGCTGGCAGCTTGCTTATACAGAATTTTATTTCACAGATATTTATTGGCCTGATTTTGACAGGGAAGAACTTATTAAAGCATTTGAGAAATATAATAAGACGGAAAGAAGATTCGGCGGAGTTAAGGAGGAGTAGATTATGCGTACAAGAATTATGAGCGGAGCTGTGCTCATAGTCATACTTTTCACATGCCTGTATTTTGGAGGCTGGGTTACATTCGGGTTCAGTCTGTTTATTTCACTTGTTGGAATGTATGAGCTTATTAAAGTTAAGAAGCTTGAGAAGACAGGACTAGCAGTTGTA includes the following:
- a CDS encoding polymer-forming cytoskeletal protein, which translates into the protein MGFFKDFKEDLSEAVNGLTDNELENESDERDDDLMVNTLDDPELAKMAENYKKEAQESEDTDNNAVGEVLQKGTKSVTIDDIKENAQNADYIADETAVITEGLSISGDLDSLGSIDLFGTVEGNVTCRGKLTVSGTISGNTKANEVFANDAQIDGNIEANGSVKIGQGTVVVGNVVAASAVIAGAVKGDIDVHGPVIIDSSAVIVGDIKSKSVQINNGATIDGRCSQCYAEVNMESIFDIKGKKNK
- the pyrH gene encoding UMP kinase, with the translated sequence MDNIKRVILKLSGEALAKKEGGYNDELIENIANQVKTIVDKGTDVGVVIGGGNYWRGRSNDNIDRTKADQIGMLATIMNCIYVSEIFRSQGLKTNILTPFECGSMTKLFSKDRANKYFEKGMVVFFAGGTGHPYFSTDTGIVLRAIELDADAILLAKAIDGIYDSDPKINPEAKKYDTISINEVVEKKLGVIDMTASVMCMENKMPLMVFGLEEENSIVNALSGKFNGTVVTVD
- the frr gene encoding ribosome recycling factor, producing the protein MENIKDIEGRMQKSVDNLKEEYVTIRAGRANPHILDRLRVDYYGTPTPIQQVANVSVPEARMIQIQPWEASLIKDIEKAILVSDLGLTPNNDGKTIRLVFPELTEDRRKELAKDIKKKGDNAKVAIRNIRRDANDAIKKENKAGDISDDEAKNSEDEIQKITDKYIAMIDSAIDDKTKEILTV
- a CDS encoding isoprenyl transferase, translating into MDTFNESLGLKIPGHVAVILDGNGRWAKKRHLPRTMGHVQGSKVVEDMLYVVDELGVKYFTVYAFSTENWKRSTEEVSTLMGILRTYLKDCVKKSMKNNVRCRVIGRKDELSQDIIDSINNLEEKTRNNTGLNFTIAINYGGRDEITRAVRKIAGKVSEGSLKPEDIDEDTISNNLDTWELPDPDLLIRTSGEQRLSNYLCWQLAYTEFYFTDIYWPDFDREELIKAFEKYNKTERRFGGVKEE